The genomic stretch ccccccgccgccgccgcgttGCCAAAACAAACGGGCCGGCCTATTTATTGGCGGCGGGCGAGCCGGGCAGCTCAGAGTCGAGGCGCCGAGGGGGACAGCTCGccgccaccagccagggccccgggcCCCCGCCCCGCACCTGAGTCCTGCCGGCCCTGCGCCGCGCCGCGCAGCCCATGGCGCCCCCACCCGGAGCCCCCCGGAGCCACCCCGACGCCTGAGCCCCCGCAGGGCCCGGGTCGACTCGCCCACCCATCAGCCCACCAGGCGCCCTCGCCCGCCGCGCTCCCGGGCTCCCGGCCATGTCTCCCGCCCGGCTCCGGCCCCGACTGCGGGTctgcctgctcctgctgctgctgctggtgcccgCGGCGCGGGGCTGCGGGCCGGGCCGGGTGGTGGGCAGCCGGCGGCGGCCGCCGCGCAAGCTCGTGCCACTCGCCTATAAGCAATTCAGCCCCAACGTGCCCGAGAAGACCCTGGGCGCCAGCGGGCGCTATGAAGGCAAGATCGCGCGGAGCTCGGAGCGCTTCAAGGAGCTCACCCCCAATTATAATCCCGACATCATCTTCAAGGACGAGGAGAACACGGGCGCCGACCGCCTCATGACCCAGGTGAGCGCGACCCGCCCTCCCGGCTCCCAGGGCGCCGCTGCCGAAGCACCGCCACCTGCCCGGCCCTACCCGCCCCTCTGGCACCTTTTCTCGACTGGCTGGCACGCCCTCTGGCACCTGCCCCTCTCGCCAAGCCCAACCGTCTCATGCCCAAGATGGGGCAGCCAGGGGTCCCGGCGGGAGTGTCGGCATCCCCGAGCTCGCCGGAGGCTGCGAGAAGAGCCCCCCTGCTGCTGAGCGCCACGGCCCAGCCAGCTGGCCGCGGCCCCACAGCCCCGGGAGCGCCGGCAGCTCCGGTCAGACACGGCACCCGGAGGCACCTCGACCcggctgcctcctgtgtgcctcTGGGACCCACACGGTCCTTCCAGGCCCGACCCACCGCACGGCTGGGTCTCTTTCAATTAGAAGACACTCGGCACCCCGAGACGAAGAAGCTCCGGGTACAGGGGCCCCGCGGCCTTTCCTCCACGCGCGCTCTTGGTTTGATGCGCTGCCTCCTCCTGGAGCCGCGTCCGGGTGGGGTGTGGGGTTAAGGAACAGCGAGGAAGATGGAGGTGGGAGAGAACTCGCCAGGAGAGCGCACGTGCCTGCCTAGAGAGCCGAGCGGCACAGCTGCGGTCGAAGGGTAGAGGGCAGGGGCGTTCGGGCTCCGGGATCGAACTTGGGGGATCCCTGGGCTCGGTGGCAGTAACGGGTTGGACTGGAAGGGAGGGACTCGGGTGCCGGGTACcgaggaggcagggagcagagctgAAGCCAGTCTCTGCGTGCTCGGATCCGCGCTGgggtttgggggggtggggagtgaggggcgGGGGTCTGGTGAGGAGGCGCAAACTTTCTTCCCTGCCACGGGGTCCGCAAGGGAAGAGACCTACGTTCCCTTCCTCAGCGGCGTCCCGGGGCTTCCCCCACAGCCGGGCAGCCCACGTCCCGTGCTTTAGGAAAAGCAGCTAGACCACGGCCCTCAGCATGCGCCCTGGCGCCGGGGCTGGACGGCCAGAGTCGGGGCGAAGGTTGGCTGGTGGCCGGGCCGGGCAGGGCGCAGAGGAATGCAGATAAGGATCCGGGCCACGGGCTGGGCAATCATTGACAGCGCGCGCCCGGGCTCTGGACCCGaggagggggtggcgggggagaaaggggcggggagcaggggcgcGCCAGTGAGCATAGGTGGGGAGCTAGGATCCCGGAGGCGAGAGCACGCGGAGCTCCTTCCTGAGGCAGTGAGCGTCCCAGCTGGTCCGCTGGCCCGGTGGACGGCCGGGCCTTGCGTCCTAACCGCTGTTGGCTCCTGGGAGACCGAGTCCAAGGGTCTGTGGACCTGGGCTCTGCGGGTGGGGGTAGGCTGAGACACGGGCTGCCCGAGCCTGGCAGCACCTCGAACTTCAGAGCCGAGGACCGTGGAAGGACCCCCTCtcctgccggcccctcccccagccaagtGCCGGGTCCTTTGGGCTGCAGGCTCGCGGGGAGTCAACACAGACGGGCGATCTCTGCCGTCCTTACCGGGGGCGAGGTTCTGCTCCCATCCCAAGTGAGGCGGAGGGTGAAGCCGGCTCCCTGAAATTAGAAGCTGGGTTTCTCAGGTCTCTTCCCAGACGCGGGCAGCGCAGAGGCGCTGAGGGGACATTGCATGCTTTATTTATAAGCCCCCGGGAGTCCCTCGTAGCGGGAGCCGCTCGGCGGCGCCCTCCATCGGGCCAAACCAGCACCAGCCTTTCCACCAACGTCTGGTTCCAGGGCTGTGGTATTTCGGGCACGGGTGCGGGCAGGGTTTGGACAGAAGCGGGTCCCAGAAGGAATGCTTTTTGGCGCCCGAGGGATCCAGGTGGTACCGAGATTCCctccaacacccccccccccccacgctacGGGGACTCCGCACCTGCCGTGCCTCCGGGGCTGGTGTCCCCGGGCCTCAGCCCTAAGGCTACGGTGACACCTACTGGGCGTCTCCGGCCTTGCACGCCTCGCAGGCCAGCCCCAGGCGGTCGGCCCCGCTCGCATCCCTCCAGGTAGCAGGCCGTCCCTGGTCTCCGGTGCCTCGCTGAGACGGAGGGCCTGGGCGCTGGAAAGGTGTACTCGGGTCTGTGGAGGAATCGGTACACCCAGCGGGGCAGAAAGAGTACAGAAGGGAGGGGCTACTTCTCAGATAAAGGAGCCCCAAGGGTGCGCGGCTGGCCGCGACCTCCAGATGGGAGGCGTCGCAGTGCGgtccagggccctggggcagccagAAGTTACAGCGGAAGGAAGCGAGTCAGGGCTCTGCGTCCCTACGAGAGAGCGAGAGCGCGCCCTGCCCGCTTTCCCAGCCCGGGCGGGCGCTCTGCGAGAGCGAGGCAGAGCCTCCACCCGCACGCGGACCAGCGCCTCCCCCAACCCGGTGCTTTCCTCTCGCAGCGCTGCAAGGACCGCCTGAACTCCCTGGCCATCTCGGTGATGAACCAGTGGCCCGGCGTGAAGCTGCGGGTGACGGAGGGCTGGGACGAGGACGGCCACCACTCGGAGGAGTCGCTGCACTACGAGGGCCGCGCAGTGGACATCACCACGTCGGACCGCGACCGCAATAAGTACGGACTGCTGGCGCGCCTGGCTGTGGAGGCCGGCTTCGACTGGGTGTATTACGAGTCCAAGGCCCACGTGCATTGCTCCGTCAAGTCCGGTGAGCCGCTGCCTGGGGACtgggcccggggccggggccgcagGGCATGGGCAGGCGGCGCCACTGAGAAAGTGAAGAGACCCGCCCGGGGTTGGAGGCGGGAACCCCGGGAAAGAGGACGTCGGCGGCGCTCCCCACTTCTGCTTGTGACCGCCTGCTCCTCCCGGGCCCGGTAGTGTCAATGGCGAGAGCCTAGGGAGACAGGGCCCTGTTCCGGCGCTACGGGGGGCCAACCTCGAGGTCCACAGCACAGAGCCCACTGCAGGAGGTTCGAGACAGAGCAAGCTGAACCGATGTGGAAGCCAGGCTGTGGCAGAGACAGCAGGCCCCACCCAGCATGGTGCAGAAGGGAGGAGGGCGGGTGGATGgtcaggggccagggagggcccAGAGGTTCAGAGCCCACAACCAGGCCTGCTGGCCAGGCCACTTAGGGCACCGCGTCTGCTCCTCCCAGGGGGGCGCAGGCGTCCCCAACCTCTCCCTCGGGGCCCTGAAGCTGGGCCTTTTGGGGCAGAGCCAGCCACGAGGGCCAAAATAAACAGAACCGACTCAATAAAGTGGATTTTCCCAGATTTGCCGCCTTGTTGATCGGAATGGGCAGGCATTGGGGCCCCGCCCCTCGCAGATCTTGTCAGTGTCCCTGTTCCCCACACCGAACCCGGTCACGCGTGCTTCGGACGGTTCCCGTGTGACTGCcggccggcccccccccccccggctgtgGGTGCAGCCCTCCACGCTGGCACAGGCAGTAGCCGCACTGCAGACCCTGCACACAGAAACCAGGCCCTGCTTTTTGACTGTTCCCAATTCCCGCCCCCCACAGTGCTGGCCCCACCCCCGTCTGCCCCCTCAGCACTTTCCTGCCAACAGTGTCCACTTCAAGTCACACGGGCCCCTCACCTGCAGACACTGGCGGGTGCCAGCTCCCAGGGTGGCCACTGCCATTCACTGTCCCTGGCCCCCAAACACTGTTCTCCATCCCACCCACTGATGCCACCGTGTCCTCCTCCTGCACAAGGACCGACCCAGCACACGAACTGAAGACAATGATTTCACCCTGGCCGCTGAGCGGGGGGCTTCCCCGGTGTCTGTATTCTCCCCTCGGCTGGTCCTCCTCTCACTTCCGTTTAGACTCCAGGGGCCAGCTCTGGCACAAAAACTTGGGGTGTCAGTGTCAGAGAGCAATTCTGGGGGAGTGTCTGGCTAAGGGGTGAGAAATAATGGCACATTCAGACCCCGGAGGAGAGGCTGCAGATTTCTGGGTGTCCAGTCACAGCAGATCGCCGCCCTGGCTcagctgacctctgacctctctgGCCGCTCCACAACATTGTCAGGATTGAGGGCAAATGGGTGGCTCCATCTGGACTTCCAAACGGCCGTTTTCTCCTCGCTCAGTGGAGCCACAGTGTGCTCCtctcactggccagggcttagactggggagcagggcagggatcACACTGTGGGTTGGACTGGGTTCAAGGCTGCAAGAaaagtggggagaggggccaAGACATGGTGATGGGGGCTCCCGGGGAGCAAGGGGCGGTCTGGCTGGGCTCAGGAGGGGTGCTGTCACTGGGAATCCGAGCATCACAGCAGTAACGCCTTCATGTCCCTTCTTCCCACAGAACACTCAGCGGCAGCCAAGACAGGCGGCTGCTTCCCTGCTGGAGCCCGGGTGCGCCTGGAGAGTGGGGTGCGTGTGGCTTTGTCAGCCGTGAGGCCGGGCGACCGGGTGCTGGCCATGGGGGAGGATGGGAACCCCACCTTCAGCGAAGTGCTCATTTTCCTGGATCGGGAGCCAGATAGGCTGAGGGTCTTCCAGGTCATCGAGACCCAGGACCCCCCAAGACGCCTGGCACTCACACCCGCCCACTTGCTCTTCACTGCCAACAATCACACAGAACCAGCAGCCCACTTCCGGGCCACGTTTGCCAGCCAAGTGCAGCCTGGCCAGTACGTGCTGGTGGCCGGGGCGCCAGGCCTGCAGCCTGCCCGAGTGGCAGCTGTCTCCACACACATCGCCCTTGGGGCCTATGCCCCACTGACGAGGCACGGGACGCTGGTGGTAGAGGACGTGGTGGCCTCCTGCTTCGCAGCCGTGGCTGACCACCACCTGGCGCACTTGGCCTTCTGGCCCCTGAGACTGTTTCACAGCTTGACATGGGGCAGCTGGACCCCAGGGGAGGGTGTGCACTGGTACCCCCAGCTCCTGTACCGCCTGGGACGGCTCTTGTTGGAAGAGAGCAGCTTCCACTCGCTGGGCATGGCCGGGCCAGGCAGCTGAGAAGACCCCTCCGCTGTCCTCCCGGAGCTGCCCAACTGGATCCAAAGGCCTCCCCACCAGGAGGGTCCTGAGCCTGGGGCCCTGGATCCCACCATCTCCTCCACCACAGAGATACACCATTGAGACTTGACTGGGCGATGCCAGCGTgtcccacacccccacctccaccatctTGATGTGGTGACAGAGATGGAGGCTGAGCTGGCAAGGGGAGTGCTCTGTCCTCCTCACCTATAGACCTCCAGGCTGGCACGATGGGTCCCAACCCGACCGGCTCTCACTACGACTTTTCATACCTGCCTCCCCCAACGGGGAGAACCCATTCCATCTGTCTTAGACCCCCCTTCGGGGGGCTCGCACCTCAGTTGATGCTGCTAGATTCCCTGGGAGCCGGCAGGGAGCTGGCTGGACTCAGCGCTGCCCGGAACTGAGAAGGCCGCAGAGTGGGGCAGCCCTCCTGGCCATCCTGAGACACGTCCTTCCTCCCTGGCCACACTCCTCGGGACACATCCAGAGACTGTCGCTGTCAGCGGGCGGAGTTCTGTGTTCCAGCCAATGTGATCACAGCGCCCGGGCCAGGGGAGTGAGCTCAAGGTTCTTGTCGCCCCTGCCCAGGCTTAGCCCCCTCCTCTGCTGAACCgtgacccccacccctcctttggTCAGTCTCCCCCACCTTATTTATTGGCACCAAGGGGGAAGCCTATGGGACAATTTGGGGGATGTTTtggtcttttcttccttttgtaataaaaattatttaagttgtTAGAGCCAGAGAGTCCTGGTTGCTGAGTGGGTGCAGTACATGGGTGGTCTGGAGCCAGGGGTGGGCCCGTCCTGGGGCGTGCTCACCTTCCCCTCACGGCAAACCCTCCACTGCTCCACCCACTCTGCAGGGCCGGCCTCACCGGCCGCTCTGTGAGGTCCCAGCAGAGAGCTGTGCTCTACGCCAGGCCAGGCCTCGCCATGCCGACCCCGAGGCTGGGTTGGAGACAGAGGTGAGGTAGCTAGTCTGCGGTCGCTTCACGCATCCAGAACCACGGGCTGTGCTCTAGTGAAGGTGTTGTCCCTGCTTGCTCCGGTCTCTCTTGGGGCCTGGGTTTCTGACCCTTCACTGAGATAACGGGCCACGGCAGGACGCGATTCCGGAGAGTGCACCTCTGCCTGCGGCCCCTCCTGACTTCCCACCTGAGTCAGGGCTCCTTAGCCTGGCAGCGCTCGGACTTCAGAATCACCTGGGCGGCTTGTTTAAAAGTTATCCTTGGCCCGACTTCCAAGATGGTGCTTGAAGAGATCCAGAGTGAGGCCCATGAACTTACTTGTCCAAATACCCCAAACATGGCTGGTGGTCCACACGCCACATTCTGAGGAACATCGCTTAGTCTAGAGAAGGCCCAGTGTGTGGCCCAAACCGGatgaccccccccacacacacttcattttctcttggtctTTTCATCCCAAGACAGGTATTTCTGTGCTCGCTCCAGGTTAGCTGATTCCCAGGCTCAGTGGTTCAATTGTTACATTTCAGGAATTTCATGAACCAGTTGGTAGAGGCTGTGGTGGGACAATTTACACCATGGAAACTGGTGTACACTGCAGATCAGAACTCCCTGCGCTGTGGAGGGCCCTACAGAGAGTGCTGAGTGGGGGCGGATGGGGACAGGGCGGGTCAGATTCTCACCTTACCCATGCCCCGCCCCCATGGAGGAGAAGTCCAGAGAAAACTTCATTCCCTGGGGACTGTGtcatgggggcagg from Phyllostomus discolor isolate MPI-MPIP mPhyDis1 chromosome 4, mPhyDis1.pri.v3, whole genome shotgun sequence encodes the following:
- the IHH gene encoding indian hedgehog protein — protein: MSPARLRPRLRVCLLLLLLLVPAARGCGPGRVVGSRRRPPRKLVPLAYKQFSPNVPEKTLGASGRYEGKIARSSERFKELTPNYNPDIIFKDEENTGADRLMTQRCKDRLNSLAISVMNQWPGVKLRVTEGWDEDGHHSEESLHYEGRAVDITTSDRDRNKYGLLARLAVEAGFDWVYYESKAHVHCSVKSEHSAAAKTGGCFPAGARVRLESGVRVALSAVRPGDRVLAMGEDGNPTFSEVLIFLDREPDRLRVFQVIETQDPPRRLALTPAHLLFTANNHTEPAAHFRATFASQVQPGQYVLVAGAPGLQPARVAAVSTHIALGAYAPLTRHGTLVVEDVVASCFAAVADHHLAHLAFWPLRLFHSLTWGSWTPGEGVHWYPQLLYRLGRLLLEESSFHSLGMAGPGS